The Deltaproteobacteria bacterium genome window below encodes:
- a CDS encoding bifunctional folylpolyglutamate synthase/dihydrofolate synthase translates to MLLTQLLQSSKTEWQHMKPGLERIQAVCEEFGNPQKKFPSIHIAGTNGKGSTAAMLQSILTQAGYKVGLFTSPHLVKINERFRIGYEDISDKRLEELLSSLFPLPSSLLPLSFFELCSLLTFLYFTQEKVEFAILEVGLGGKLDSTNIITPLISVITEISLDHTEFLGPDLASIAKEKAGIIKPGVPVVCGATDPAVIEVIQKIAQANKAPLFFPSPLEGEGVRRTGEGQITLPLLGIHQQKNAAIVLKTIEILQKYEAPEFALTNSPLSSRGGIKNENILVGLQKTQWPGRLEVVQKKPLIILDGAHNVAGIKAVVDFLSQTPSPLAGEGYNWKILFCAASDKNVEEMLRELSKLSGNIYLCKMENPRSIDPEGGLGGCKDAYLHLSNSLKEHEALLVTGSLYLVGEIKKGQSHS, encoded by the coding sequence TTGCTCCTCACTCAACTCCTCCAATCCTCCAAAACTGAATGGCAACACATGAAGCCAGGCCTGGAACGCATTCAGGCGGTTTGTGAAGAATTTGGAAATCCGCAAAAAAAATTCCCCTCCATTCACATTGCCGGCACCAACGGCAAAGGTTCAACTGCTGCGATGTTGCAGTCGATTCTTACTCAAGCTGGATATAAAGTGGGACTTTTTACCTCTCCACATCTGGTGAAAATCAATGAACGTTTTCGGATAGGGTATGAGGATATTTCGGATAAAAGACTGGAAGAATTACTCTCTTCCCTCTTCCCTCTTCCCTCTTCCCTCCTCCCCCTCTCCTTCTTCGAACTCTGCAGCCTCCTCACCTTCCTCTACTTCACGCAAGAAAAAGTGGAGTTTGCCATCCTCGAAGTAGGCTTGGGTGGAAAATTGGATTCCACCAATATCATCACACCCCTGATTTCTGTGATCACTGAAATCAGTTTGGATCACACTGAATTTTTAGGGCCAGACCTCGCGAGCATTGCGAAAGAAAAAGCAGGAATTATAAAACCAGGAGTTCCCGTTGTTTGCGGGGCTACAGATCCCGCAGTCATAGAAGTAATTCAAAAAATTGCGCAAGCAAACAAGGCTCCTCTCTTTTTTCCCTCCCCCCTTGAGGGGGAGGGTGTCCGAAGGACGGGAGAGGGGCAAATCACTCTACCCCTTCTCGGAATTCACCAGCAAAAAAATGCGGCAATCGTTTTAAAGACAATTGAAATACTCCAAAAGTATGAGGCCCCCGAATTTGCTCTCACAAATTCCCCTCTTAGCTCAAGAGGGGGAATTAAAAATGAAAATATTCTCGTAGGCCTTCAAAAAACCCAATGGCCTGGCCGCCTGGAAGTCGTTCAAAAAAAACCACTCATAATTTTAGACGGCGCACACAATGTGGCGGGGATTAAAGCCGTGGTGGATTTCTTATCCCAAACTCCTTCGCCTCTTGCGGGAGAGGGGTACAATTGGAAAATCCTCTTCTGCGCTGCCTCAGATAAAAATGTAGAAGAAATGCTGAGGGAACTCTCCAAACTTTCGGGTAATATTTATTTGTGTAAAATGGAAAATCCGAGATCAATTGATCCGGAAGGAGGCTTGGGAGGATGTAAAGACGCCTACCTTCATCTTTCGAATTCTCTAAAAGAACACGAGGCCTTGCTGGTAACTGGTTCTCTGTATTTGGTAGGAGAGAT
- a CDS encoding mannose-1-phosphate guanylyltransferase, whose product MTNLYLILLAGGSGTRLWPLSRKNSPKQFLKVGSEHSLVRETAIRCQPLIDFKNTFVVCTQDQSALMKNDFPELNDEQFLLEPEGKNTAAAIALAAYHLNKVDPEGIMVVLPADHKILQKEKFQQVLQEASSLAQAQEALVTLGVLPHFAATGYGYIQKGESIGKAFRVKQFKEKPDLETAEKYIKSEEYFWNSGMFVWKTSNYIHEYQQHLPHDASLFERHFPSPLGGEGQGEGSNLSALYSQLTSISVDYAILEKSKNVVVLPARFDWDDVGSLASLAKYFPRDEFENSRTGQTISKDANNNLFISDEGVVACLGVENLIVIRNKDSVLVLPKERSEEVKILLEEMKKKKMDVFL is encoded by the coding sequence ATGACCAATCTCTATCTCATCCTCCTGGCAGGAGGCTCAGGCACCCGTCTCTGGCCTCTTTCACGAAAAAACTCCCCCAAACAATTTTTAAAAGTAGGATCTGAACACTCTTTGGTACGCGAAACTGCAATAAGATGTCAGCCCCTGATTGATTTTAAAAACACCTTTGTGGTGTGTACCCAAGATCAGTCTGCTCTAATGAAAAATGATTTCCCTGAATTAAACGATGAACAATTTCTGCTGGAACCCGAAGGAAAAAACACCGCGGCGGCCATCGCCCTGGCGGCTTATCATCTCAATAAAGTAGATCCCGAAGGAATTATGGTAGTGCTGCCGGCAGACCACAAAATTTTACAGAAAGAAAAATTTCAGCAAGTACTTCAGGAGGCAAGTTCGCTGGCCCAGGCCCAGGAGGCATTAGTCACCTTGGGCGTTCTTCCCCACTTTGCCGCTACGGGTTATGGTTATATTCAAAAAGGGGAAAGCATCGGAAAGGCCTTTCGGGTAAAACAATTCAAGGAAAAACCTGATTTAGAAACCGCCGAAAAATATATTAAAAGCGAAGAGTATTTTTGGAATAGTGGAATGTTTGTCTGGAAAACTTCAAATTACATCCATGAGTATCAGCAGCATCTCCCCCACGATGCTTCTTTGTTTGAGAGGCACTTCCCCTCTCCCCTTGGGGGAGAGGGCCAGGGTGAGGGGTCCAATCTCTCTGCCCTTTATTCTCAACTCACCTCTATCTCAGTCGACTATGCTATTTTAGAAAAATCCAAAAATGTCGTGGTACTTCCCGCCAGATTTGATTGGGACGATGTGGGCAGCCTGGCTTCTTTGGCAAAATATTTTCCAAGGGATGAGTTTGAAAATAGCCGTACAGGACAAACGATTTCAAAAGATGCCAACAACAATTTATTCATCTCTGATGAAGGCGTTGTGGCTTGCTTGGGCGTCGAAAATCTGATTGTGATTCGCAATAAAGATTCTGTGCTGGTTTTACCCAAAGAGAGATCGGAAGAAGTAAAAATATTACTGGAAGAAATGAAGAAGAAAAAGATGGATGTTTTTCTTTAA
- a CDS encoding sigma-54-dependent Fis family transcriptional regulator has product MTIPLTLVAREKEFINSRSPLMKRLFKTLPEVASAQAAVLILGESGSGKEVLAQLIHQNSKHKDKPFVVINCSAIPENLMESELFGHLKGAFTGAFQEKKGLFEQAQGGTVFLDEIGEVPLSIQVKLLRVLQEKEIQKVGSINSTKVDIRVIAATHRDLQEMIAQKKFREDLFYRLNVITLQLPPLRNRSEDIEQLIEYFLKKFSEKTRKKILSVHAEALQALKNYNWPGNIRELENIIERSVVLCETKEILLKDLPYKISGHKLNFTQPHFKSEWVSYPYKEAKQFALDQFNEHYLYHLLQKTENNISLASSLAGLDRSNFKKILKKYLRS; this is encoded by the coding sequence ATGACAATCCCTCTCACACTTGTTGCACGCGAAAAAGAATTCATCAACAGCCGCTCTCCCCTCATGAAAAGGCTATTTAAGACCCTGCCCGAAGTGGCCTCTGCCCAGGCAGCCGTACTGATTTTGGGCGAATCGGGGAGTGGCAAAGAAGTCTTGGCTCAACTGATCCATCAAAATTCAAAGCATAAAGACAAACCTTTCGTCGTCATTAACTGCAGTGCCATCCCTGAAAACTTGATGGAATCTGAATTGTTTGGACACCTCAAAGGGGCTTTCACAGGAGCCTTTCAGGAAAAAAAAGGACTCTTTGAACAAGCCCAGGGGGGCACCGTTTTTCTGGACGAAATTGGAGAAGTTCCTCTGAGCATTCAGGTCAAACTTCTGCGGGTTTTACAGGAAAAAGAAATTCAAAAAGTGGGTTCCATCAATTCGACCAAGGTGGATATTCGCGTGATTGCTGCAACTCATCGGGATTTGCAGGAGATGATTGCCCAGAAAAAATTTCGTGAAGATCTTTTCTATCGATTAAATGTCATCACCCTGCAACTCCCTCCCCTGCGAAACAGAAGTGAAGACATTGAACAGTTGATTGAATATTTTCTGAAAAAGTTTTCTGAAAAAACACGAAAAAAGATTCTGTCTGTTCATGCAGAAGCACTGCAGGCCCTCAAAAACTATAACTGGCCTGGAAATATCCGCGAGCTCGAGAATATTATCGAGCGCAGCGTAGTGCTTTGCGAAACCAAGGAGATCTTGCTGAAAGATTTACCTTACAAGATTAGTGGGCATAAACTGAATTTCACCCAACCCCATTTCAAAAGCGAATGGGTTTCCTACCCCTACAAAGAGGCCAAACAGTTCGCCTTAGATCAGTTCAACGAACATTATCTTTATCATTTGCTTCAGAAAACGGAAAACAATATAAGCCTGGCAAGCTCGCTGGCGGGCCTGGATAGAAGTAATTTTAAAAAGATATTAAAAAAATATTTAAGAAGTTAA
- a CDS encoding sigma-54-dependent Fis family transcriptional regulator translates to MQPSILIADDEAAIVKALNRFLSEKGFQVCTAHNYETAVLQLSKQRFDLALIDLKLGDANGIDLLKKIKKEQVDTLCFLITGYGTIESAVEALKEGAYHYLTKPFLLEDVLHLLNQALETHHIKEENRILKQQVKLRFGIKNLVGVSDKMQEVYSLIEKVADTDSNILILGESGTGKELVARAIHYQSRRAGHPMVAVNCGAIPEDLLESELFGHIKGAFTGAVASRSGRFEMAQNGSVFLDEIGDMSLKLQVKLLRVIQERKFEPVGSTRTVEVDVRIIAATNKNLEQAVQDHSFREDLYYRLNVIPIYLPPLRERKSDVPLLAKYFFDRFAQENQRKKFTLSPEALDALTQYSWKGNVRELENVIERLVILKKEGVIEKEDLPEKITQHKTPSSFETVIPKEGIDLKKVVGEFENSIITKALAHSAGNKNKAAKLLKLNRTTLLEKIRKINN, encoded by the coding sequence ATGCAACCGAGTATCTTGATTGCGGATGATGAAGCGGCAATTGTAAAGGCCCTGAATCGTTTTTTAAGTGAAAAAGGATTCCAGGTTTGCACGGCCCACAACTATGAAACGGCGGTCTTGCAGCTCTCCAAGCAGCGCTTTGATCTGGCCTTGATCGATTTGAAGCTGGGGGATGCAAACGGCATCGACCTCTTAAAGAAAATTAAAAAAGAGCAAGTCGACACCCTCTGCTTTTTAATTACAGGATACGGAACCATCGAAAGCGCGGTGGAAGCCCTCAAAGAAGGCGCCTATCATTATCTGACCAAACCCTTTCTCCTAGAAGACGTCTTGCATCTCTTGAATCAGGCCCTGGAAACCCACCATATCAAAGAAGAAAATCGAATTTTGAAGCAACAGGTAAAATTGCGTTTTGGGATTAAAAATCTGGTGGGGGTCTCCGATAAAATGCAGGAGGTTTATTCGCTCATCGAAAAAGTAGCCGACACCGATTCCAATATTTTAATTTTGGGAGAATCGGGCACTGGAAAAGAACTGGTGGCCCGTGCAATTCACTATCAAAGCAGGCGAGCGGGACACCCCATGGTGGCTGTCAATTGCGGGGCCATTCCCGAAGACCTGTTGGAATCAGAACTATTTGGCCATATCAAGGGGGCCTTCACCGGCGCGGTGGCCAGTCGTTCGGGACGATTTGAAATGGCTCAAAATGGCAGTGTTTTTTTGGATGAAATTGGAGACATGTCGCTGAAGCTGCAGGTAAAGTTGCTGCGTGTCATTCAGGAAAGAAAATTCGAACCGGTCGGCTCTACGCGTACGGTGGAAGTGGATGTACGCATCATCGCAGCTACCAACAAAAACCTGGAGCAGGCCGTTCAAGACCACAGTTTTCGGGAAGACCTGTATTACCGACTCAACGTCATCCCCATTTATTTACCGCCTCTCCGCGAAAGAAAAAGCGATGTTCCCCTACTGGCAAAATATTTTTTCGATCGCTTTGCCCAGGAAAATCAGCGGAAGAAATTCACGCTCTCTCCAGAAGCATTGGATGCCTTGACTCAGTATTCCTGGAAGGGAAATGTGCGAGAATTGGAAAATGTCATTGAGCGTCTCGTGATCTTAAAAAAAGAAGGGGTGATCGAAAAAGAAGATTTACCAGAAAAAATTACTCAACACAAAACACCCAGCTCCTTCGAAACCGTCATCCCCAAAGAGGGAATTGATTTAAAAAAAGTGGTGGGGGAATTCGAAAATTCGATAATTACCAAAGCCCTAGCGCACTCAGCAGGAAATAAAAACAAGGCCGCAAAACTTTTAAAACTCAACCGAACCACCCTGCTGGAAAAAATTCGAAAGATAAATAATTAA
- a CDS encoding hybrid sensor histidine kinase/response regulator, with the protein MTPVKKQGKSNSDLFEIVERAKYFWESTFDAIVNPVMVIDKQYKIERANVALAKSAGQGVQKLIGNKCYNSFAGRNSPCPSCPLEETRKTKASAISQLRKFKDGREYQAVSFPLKGNKKDLDLFILQYRDIREEKQLQAKLLQSEKMAAIGLLAGGVAHEINNPLGGILAFCQLALQQSKAGTQIFEDLKEIESSALRCKKIVENLLAFSRQSSDEYKRERSLQRVFEKVLPLISLQCKEHGITLKTDFAKKLPPVSLLENQLEQVFLNLVSNACHASPRGSAITIKAKPFNDNTLLIQVIDQGSGIKKEFLNRIFDPFFTTKKVGLGTGLGLSISYSIIQDHGGKIEVESKENEGSTFSLYLPLHTP; encoded by the coding sequence ATGACACCTGTCAAAAAACAGGGCAAATCCAATTCGGACCTTTTCGAAATTGTGGAGAGAGCCAAATACTTTTGGGAGTCCACCTTTGATGCCATCGTGAATCCGGTAATGGTTATTGATAAGCAGTACAAAATAGAACGGGCCAATGTGGCCCTGGCTAAATCGGCAGGGCAAGGCGTTCAAAAACTCATTGGAAATAAATGCTACAATAGCTTTGCAGGGCGTAATTCTCCCTGCCCTTCCTGTCCCCTAGAAGAAACACGCAAAACGAAGGCCTCTGCCATTTCACAACTCAGGAAATTTAAGGACGGCCGTGAATATCAGGCCGTGAGTTTTCCCTTAAAGGGAAACAAAAAAGATTTGGATCTTTTTATTTTACAATATCGGGACATTCGGGAAGAAAAACAGCTGCAAGCGAAATTGTTACAAAGTGAAAAAATGGCCGCCATTGGCTTGCTTGCAGGAGGCGTCGCGCACGAGATCAACAATCCGCTGGGAGGCATCCTTGCCTTCTGCCAATTGGCACTTCAGCAAAGCAAGGCCGGGACTCAGATTTTTGAGGATCTGAAGGAAATTGAATCTTCTGCACTCCGTTGTAAAAAAATCGTGGAGAACCTGCTCGCTTTCTCTCGTCAATCTTCAGACGAATACAAGCGTGAAAGGTCCCTCCAAAGGGTGTTTGAAAAAGTGCTTCCCCTCATCTCTTTGCAATGCAAAGAGCATGGTATCACCTTAAAAACCGATTTCGCAAAAAAACTTCCCCCCGTCTCATTACTCGAAAACCAACTCGAACAGGTATTTCTCAATCTGGTCAGCAACGCCTGTCACGCCTCCCCACGAGGCTCTGCAATCACCATAAAAGCCAAGCCCTTCAACGACAACACACTGCTTATTCAAGTCATCGACCAGGGTAGCGGCATTAAAAAAGAATTTTTAAATAGAATCTTTGACCCGTTCTTTACCACAAAAAAGGTGGGGCTAGGAACCGGACTGGGGCTTTCCATCAGCTATAGCATCATTCAGGATCATGGCGGAAAAATTGAAGTGGAAAGTAAAGAAAATGAAGGCAGCACCTTTAGCCTTTATTTGCCTCTGCACACACCTTAA
- a CDS encoding ABC transporter ATP-binding protein — MIELIDVHKNFGSQKVLRGVNLKVPEGSITVILGRSGEGKTVLLKHMIGLIKADSGKVLVDGEDLSLLNEEQLLSVRKKFGMLFQHAALFDSLNVEENVAFPLREHSKKSEKEIKELVREKLNLVGLKEVEKKMPSELSGGMRKRVGLARALALSPKIILYDEPTTGLDPLMTDSVNELIYQTQKKLHVTSIIISHDIESTFRIAHQVAMLHEGQIVACGNPEEFQKSKNVFVQQFIQPKKKLNEAKNEDPL; from the coding sequence ATGATAGAACTAATCGATGTCCACAAAAATTTCGGCTCCCAAAAAGTCCTTCGAGGCGTAAACCTCAAGGTTCCCGAAGGCTCCATTACTGTCATTTTAGGACGCTCCGGGGAGGGGAAAACAGTTTTATTGAAACACATGATCGGTCTCATCAAGGCGGACTCCGGCAAAGTGCTGGTGGATGGGGAAGACTTGAGTCTATTGAATGAGGAACAGTTGTTGTCGGTTCGTAAAAAATTCGGAATGCTTTTTCAGCATGCAGCCTTATTTGATTCGCTGAATGTGGAAGAAAATGTGGCTTTTCCTTTGAGAGAGCACAGCAAAAAGTCTGAAAAAGAAATCAAGGAACTGGTAAGAGAAAAGTTGAACCTGGTAGGCCTGAAGGAGGTAGAAAAAAAAATGCCTTCGGAGCTTTCGGGGGGAATGCGCAAGCGAGTAGGCTTGGCGCGAGCCTTGGCTTTGTCGCCAAAAATTATTTTGTATGACGAACCTACTACAGGTTTGGATCCTCTCATGACGGATTCTGTGAATGAACTCATTTATCAAACACAAAAAAAGTTGCATGTGACTTCAATCATTATTAGTCACGACATCGAATCTACTTTTCGAATTGCACATCAAGTGGCCATGCTGCATGAAGGGCAAATCGTGGCGTGTGGAAATCCTGAAGAATTTCAAAAAAGTAAAAATGTTTTTGTTCAACAATTCATTCAACCCAAAAAAAAGTTGAATGAGGCAAAAAATGAGGATCCTTTGTGA
- a CDS encoding MCE family protein, with amino-acid sequence MNKASALKVGLFALVCLALIVFLSLRVSDLKFSGAGHYPLYIDMKSAEGVDHKTPVLVAGIQVGIVEKIELTEAHHARLTLRINKEVQLPQDVTVEIRRRGVLSDVYLELVPGFSHETIQEGQTIVNASPGVDFNDLAKNLNEVAINLKEVSSSIKGYVSSDDSALAKIMKNMEHLTADLAAFSGNNRQNLDVVVANLKDLTGGLKGMVNQNAGEVNSAIAKIESITRKIDSGKGSLGKLINDSSTVEKVNEALDSVNDLVSPVTKMQTELGYHLEYLGHSNSYKNYVSLALRPRPDKAFLLEFVSDSNPRPNLSTTTTTVTSGGVSNTVVADQQSVSHNSFRISAELAKRFYDFTLRAGIIESSGGVGLDYDKGPFGVQLSAFGFNGGSFDRPHLKASASVNVTKNIYLLGGADDFISKHKEADWFVGAGVRFLDDDIKSLLGAFSLKR; translated from the coding sequence GTGAATAAAGCCAGTGCGCTTAAAGTGGGTTTGTTTGCGCTAGTCTGTTTAGCTCTCATTGTTTTTTTAAGCTTGCGAGTGAGTGATTTAAAGTTTTCAGGCGCTGGACATTATCCGCTGTATATTGACATGAAATCTGCAGAAGGCGTCGACCATAAAACGCCTGTATTGGTAGCGGGGATTCAGGTCGGTATTGTTGAAAAAATTGAACTGACTGAAGCTCATCACGCCCGATTGACTTTGAGAATTAATAAAGAGGTGCAACTTCCCCAGGATGTCACGGTAGAAATTCGTCGAAGAGGAGTGTTGAGCGATGTTTATCTGGAATTGGTTCCAGGCTTTTCTCATGAGACGATTCAGGAAGGTCAAACCATTGTTAATGCCTCTCCAGGCGTTGATTTTAATGATCTTGCCAAAAACTTAAATGAGGTGGCGATCAATCTTAAAGAGGTTTCTAGCTCCATTAAAGGTTACGTGTCGAGTGATGATTCTGCCCTCGCAAAAATCATGAAAAACATGGAGCATCTCACCGCAGATCTTGCCGCTTTTTCAGGGAACAATCGTCAAAACCTGGATGTTGTGGTGGCTAACCTGAAAGATTTAACCGGCGGACTCAAAGGGATGGTGAATCAAAATGCGGGGGAGGTAAATAGTGCCATCGCAAAAATTGAGAGCATCACGCGAAAGATAGATAGCGGAAAAGGGAGTCTTGGAAAATTAATTAATGATTCGAGCACGGTTGAAAAAGTAAATGAGGCCCTCGATAGCGTGAATGATTTGGTAAGTCCTGTCACAAAAATGCAAACCGAACTTGGCTATCACCTGGAATATTTGGGGCATTCCAACAGCTATAAAAATTATGTGAGCTTGGCCTTGAGACCTCGGCCTGATAAGGCTTTCCTGCTGGAGTTTGTAAGCGATTCAAATCCACGGCCCAATCTTAGTACTACCACCACTACAGTCACTAGTGGAGGGGTCAGTAATACGGTGGTTGCGGACCAGCAAAGTGTGAGCCATAACAGTTTTCGAATTTCAGCAGAATTGGCCAAGCGTTTTTACGATTTTACTCTTCGTGCAGGAATTATCGAATCGTCCGGAGGTGTTGGGCTGGATTACGACAAAGGGCCTTTTGGAGTTCAACTTTCCGCTTTTGGATTTAATGGAGGCAGTTTTGATAGGCCTCATCTCAAAGCCTCCGCCTCGGTGAATGTGACAAAAAATATCTATTTGCTTGGGGGAGCAGACGATTTTATTTCCAAACACAAAGAGGCCGATTGGTTTGTGGGGGCAGGAGTAAGATTTTTGGATGATGATATTAAATCGTTGTTGGGAGCTTTTTCATTAAAACGTTGA
- the purH gene encoding bifunctional phosphoribosylaminoimidazolecarboxamide formyltransferase/IMP cyclohydrolase, whose protein sequence is MSDIKIKRALISVSKKDKILQLASALINHGVEILSTGNTAELLKKEGIPVVKVSDYTGYPEILEGRVKTLNPKIHGGILGRRNVAKHVQEMEKQGIPPIDLVVVNLYPFERSIAQENCTLQNAIENVDIGGPTLIRAAAKNFESVAVVVDPADYSEVIELLEIKEGRLSLDFRFQLSKKAFSHTAAYDDAISNYLTRITSPAEQQTPSLETFPNVFNIQAKKTLNLRYGENPHQKAAFYQTGKSKEPCVAQSTVLHGKELSFNNLLDLEAALETVKEFQVPACVIVKHNNPCGAAIGNSLKEAYQKAFACDPSSAFGGIVAVNRVVDLELAEEIVKIFYECIIAPDYDSRALDLLRASKKNLRILKTPSVSQWNADRLDIRKIAGGLLVQERDLGQINLDNCRVVTERSPTPAELSALDLAWKVAKHVKSNAIIFATNDRTVGIGAGQMSRIDSVRIGVLKSFQGVAGTAMASDAFFPFRDNVDEAAKAGVKAIIQPGGSIKDEEVIRAANEHQLTMLFTGMRHFRH, encoded by the coding sequence ATGTCCGATATTAAAATCAAACGTGCCTTAATTAGTGTCTCTAAAAAAGATAAAATTTTGCAACTCGCTTCGGCTCTGATAAACCATGGGGTGGAGATCCTCTCCACGGGCAATACCGCTGAACTCCTCAAAAAAGAAGGGATTCCCGTCGTCAAAGTTTCCGACTATACGGGCTATCCTGAAATTCTGGAAGGTCGGGTCAAAACCTTGAATCCAAAAATACACGGAGGTATTTTAGGCCGGCGAAACGTCGCAAAACATGTGCAAGAAATGGAAAAACAGGGAATCCCTCCCATCGATTTGGTGGTGGTGAATTTGTATCCTTTTGAGAGGAGTATTGCCCAAGAAAATTGTACTTTGCAAAATGCCATTGAGAATGTCGATATTGGTGGCCCAACCCTGATACGCGCGGCAGCAAAGAATTTCGAGTCGGTTGCGGTGGTGGTGGATCCTGCAGACTACAGTGAGGTGATAGAACTTTTGGAAATCAAAGAGGGCAGATTGTCTCTGGATTTCCGTTTTCAATTGTCCAAGAAAGCCTTTTCCCACACCGCGGCCTATGACGATGCGATCAGTAATTACCTCACGCGTATTACTTCTCCTGCAGAACAGCAAACCCCATCGCTAGAAACTTTTCCCAATGTGTTTAATATCCAGGCCAAGAAGACACTCAACTTGCGCTATGGTGAAAACCCCCATCAAAAAGCAGCCTTTTATCAGACAGGAAAAAGCAAAGAGCCTTGCGTGGCCCAATCGACGGTGCTGCACGGGAAAGAATTGTCGTTTAATAACCTGCTCGATTTAGAAGCAGCTTTGGAAACGGTTAAGGAATTTCAAGTGCCAGCTTGTGTGATCGTGAAGCATAACAACCCCTGTGGAGCGGCCATAGGAAACAGTTTGAAAGAGGCCTATCAAAAGGCCTTTGCCTGTGATCCTAGCTCGGCGTTTGGTGGAATCGTTGCCGTCAATCGTGTGGTCGATCTGGAACTTGCGGAAGAAATTGTAAAAATATTTTACGAATGTATCATCGCTCCGGATTATGACTCGCGTGCCTTGGATTTGCTGCGTGCCTCAAAAAAAAATCTACGTATCTTAAAAACTCCCTCGGTGTCGCAGTGGAATGCGGATCGTCTTGATATCCGTAAAATTGCGGGGGGGCTTTTGGTGCAAGAGAGAGATTTAGGTCAAATCAACCTGGACAATTGTCGCGTGGTTACAGAACGTTCTCCCACGCCCGCTGAACTTTCTGCTCTCGATTTGGCCTGGAAAGTAGCAAAACACGTGAAGTCGAATGCCATCATCTTTGCAACCAACGATCGTACGGTGGGCATTGGAGCAGGACAGATGAGCCGCATTGATTCTGTGCGAATCGGAGTATTAAAATCTTTTCAGGGAGTGGCAGGAACGGCGATGGCCTCGGACGCCTTTTTTCCTTTTCGAGACAATGTGGACGAAGCCGCAAAAGCAGGTGTGAAAGCTATTATACAGCCGGGGGGCTCCATTAAAGATGAAGAAGTAATTCGTGCCGCCAACGAGCATCAGTTAACCATGCTGTTTACAGGCATGCGACATTTCAGACATTAG
- a CDS encoding VIT1/CCC1 transporter family protein has product MQSLRSQKSRFMHIEQHFTGSKIIRDLVLGVSDGLTVPFALAAGLAGAELNHWTIIIAALAEIAAGSIAMGLGGYLATKSEADTYSTELEREYRETEELPHHEEEEVREVFSNYGLNGETLESAVHAIISNKEAWVKFMMREELGLEYVDPKRALPSGLTIGGAYIAGGIFPLLPYFSNQISTHQALLISMIITLMALGLFGWVKAKFTGVNKIRSAFQTVIVGGIASGVAFGVAKLITNLAPHPY; this is encoded by the coding sequence ATGCAGAGTTTACGGAGTCAAAAGAGTAGGTTTATGCATATCGAACAGCATTTTACCGGCTCAAAAATCATACGGGATTTAGTATTAGGTGTTTCGGATGGACTCACCGTGCCTTTTGCCTTGGCAGCGGGCTTGGCCGGGGCAGAGCTCAATCATTGGACTATTATTATTGCTGCCCTGGCTGAAATTGCCGCCGGCTCCATCGCCATGGGGCTGGGTGGGTATTTGGCTACTAAAAGTGAAGCGGACACTTACAGCACAGAGCTGGAGCGTGAATACCGGGAAACCGAAGAACTGCCTCATCATGAAGAAGAGGAAGTGAGAGAAGTGTTTTCGAATTATGGTTTGAATGGAGAAACCTTGGAATCTGCTGTGCACGCGATTATTTCCAATAAAGAAGCCTGGGTAAAATTTATGATGAGAGAAGAGCTGGGCTTGGAATATGTAGACCCCAAGCGGGCCTTGCCCTCAGGCTTAACCATAGGTGGGGCCTACATCGCAGGAGGAATTTTCCCCTTGCTCCCCTATTTTTCAAATCAAATTTCAACACACCAAGCGCTTTTAATTTCAATGATTATCACTTTAATGGCTCTCGGCTTGTTTGGATGGGTAAAGGCAAAGTTCACAGGAGTAAACAAAATTCGTTCTGCATTTCAGACGGTAATTGTGGGAGGAATAGCGTCTGGTGTGGCTTTCGGGGTGGCAAAGTTGATTACAAATCTCGCCCCTCATCCCTACTGA